The Oryzihumus leptocrescens sequence AGCTGGTCGAAGGCCGGCGCCGGGCGGTGGATGCCCCAGCGGTCCTTGACCTCCAGCGTCTGGCCGGGCTCGAGGTTGAGGCACTCACCGGTGGTGTTGAAGACCTTGCCCAGCGTCACGTCGCCCACGGGGACGGTGATCGGGCCGCCGGTGTCCTGCACCGCGGAGCCGCGGACGAGGCCGTCGGTCGGCTGCAGCGAGATGGCGCGGACCATGTTGTCGCCGATGTGCTGGGCGACCTCGAGGTTGATGTTCTTCTTCTCGCCCGAGAGCTCCACCGTGGTGGTGAGCAGGTTGTACTGCTCGGGCATCTCGCCAACGGGGAACTCCACGTCGACGACGGGGCCGATGATGCGGGAGATCCGGCCGACGCCGCCGGCCACGGAGCCGGCCGTGCCTTCGGTAACAGTCGCAGTCATTTCCTGGTTTCCTTCTTACTTGGCGTCCGCGAGGGCGCTGGCGCCGCCCACGATCTCGCTGATCTCTTGGGTGATCTCGGCCTGGCGGGCCTGGTTGGCCAGCCGGGTGTACTTGCGGATGAGCTCCTCCGCGTTGTCCGTCGCGGACTTCATCGCGCGCTGGCGCGCCGCGAGCTCGGAGGCCGCGGACTGCAGCAGGCAGTTGAAGAGGCGCGCGGTGACGTACTTCGGCAGCAGGGCGTCGAGCACCTGCTCGGCCGACGGCTCGAACTCGTAGAGCGGGAGCACGTCGTCCGGCGCCGGGGGCTCCTCGCCCTCGACGACCTCGAGCGGCAGGAGGCGGATGACCTCGGGCTCCTGCGTCACCATGTTGACGAAGCGGGTGAACACGACGTGGACCTCGTCCAGGCCGCCCTCCTCGTGGCCGAGGACGAAGTCGGCGACGATGCGCTCACCGATCTCGCGGGCCGCCTCGAAGGTCGGGCTGTCGGAGAAGCCGCTCCACTCGGCGGCGTACTCGCGGCGACGGAACTTGTAGAAGCCCGAGGCCTTGCGACCGACCAGGTAAGGCACGACCTCCTTGCCCTCGTTCCGCAGCTTCTCGGCGAGCCGCTCGCTCTCCTTCAGCACGGAGGAGGAGTAGGCGCCGGCCAGGCCGCGGTCGCTGGTGATGATCACGACACCCGCGCGGCGCACCGTCGGGTGCTCCGTGGTGAGCGGGTGGTCGACGTTGGAGTACGTCGCGACGGCCGAGACCGCCCGGGTGAGCGCCCGCGCGTACGGGCTGGATTCCTTGACCCGCTGCTGGGCCTTGACCACGCGTGATGCCGCGATGAGCTCCATCGCGCGCGTGATCTTCTTGGTCGCCTGGACGGACCGGATGCGCTGGCGGTAGACCCGCATCTGCGCTCCCATAGCTTTCCGCCTCTCCTAAGTTTCGCTGCTGAAGTTCCGGTATGGCGATCGCTCGCCGGGCGAGGTGGCCGCCGGGGACGCGGTGCGTCCCCGGCGGTCGACCTCAGTGCTTCTGCTTGACGATCTGCTCCTGCTCGACCTCGTCAGCGCCGATCTCGCCGGCCTCCGGCTCGTGGCCCAGCGGGACCTCGTCGGCGCCGGTGGCCTGGAACTGGTCCTTGAACGCCTTGACGGCGTCCTCGAGGCCCGAGCGGGTCTCGTCCTCGAACTTCTTGGACTCGCGGATGGCCGAGAGCAGGCCCGACTTCTCGCGACGCAGGTAGTCGAGGAACTCGGTCTCGAAGCGGGACACGTCCGTGACGGCCACGTCGTCGAGCTGGCCCGTGGTGCCGGCCCAGATGGAGACGACCTGCTCCTCGACCGGGAACGGCGCCGACTGCTTCTGCTTGAGCAGCTCGACGAGGCGGGCGCCCTTGGCGAGCTGGGCGCGCGAGGCCGGGTCGAGGTCGGAGGCGAACATCGCGAACGCCTCCATGGCGCGGAACTGCGCGAGGTCCAGCTTCAGACGACCGGAGACCTCCTTCATCGCCTTGATCTGCGCGGAACCACCGACACGGGAGACGGAGACACCCACGTCGATCGCCGGGCGGACGTTGGAGTTGAACAGGTCGGCCTGGAGGTAGATCTGGCCGTCGGTGATGGAGATGACGTTGGTCGGGATGTAGGCCGACACGTCACCCGCCTTGGTCTCGATGATCGGCAGACCGGTCATCGAGCCCGCACCGAGGTCGTCGGAGAGCTTGGCGCAACGCTCGAGCAGGCGGCTGTGCAGGTAGAACACGTCACCCGGGTAGGCCTCGCGGCCCGGCGGGCGGCGCAGCAGCAGCGACACGGCGCGGTAGGCCTCGGCCTGCTTGGACAGGTCGTCGAAGACGATGAGGACGTGCTTGCCCTGGTACATCCAGTGCTGGCCGATGGCCGAGCCGGTGTAGGGCGCGAGGTACTTGAAGCCCGCCGCGTCGGAGGCCGGGGCCGCGACGATGGTGGTGTACTCCAGCGCGCCGGCCTCCTCGAGCGTGCCGCGAACGGCAGCGATCGTGGAGCCCTTCTGGCCGATGGCGACGTAGATGCAGCGGACCTGCTGGCTCGGGTCGCCCGACTCCCAGTTCTGCTTCTGGTTGATGATCGTGTCGATCGCCACCGCGGTCTTGCCGGTCTGGCGGTCACCGATGATCAGCTGGCGCTGGCCACGGCCGATCGGGGTCATGGCGTCGACGGCCTTGAGGCCGGTCTGCAGCGGCTCGTGGACCGACTTGCGCTGGACCACGGTCGGGGCCTGGAGCTCCAGGGCGCGACGGGCCTCGCCCTTGATCTCGCCGAGGCCGTCGATCGGCTGGCCGAGCGGGTTGACGACGCGGCCGAGGAAGTCGTCGCCGACGGGGACCGAGAGGACCTCGCCGGTGCGCTTGACCTCCTGGCCCTCCTCGATACCGGAGAAGTCACCGAGGATGACGACACCGATCTCGTGCACGTCGAGGTTCAGCGCGATGCCGAGCGTGCCGTCCTCGAACTGCAGCAGCTCGTTGGTCATCGCCGAGGGCAGGCCCTCGACGTGAGCGATACCGTCACCGGCGTCGGTGACGCGGCCGACCTCTTCGCGGGAGGCCGCGCCGGGCTCGTAGGACTGGACAAAGCTGTCCAGTGCGTCCCGGATCTCCTCCGGACGGATCGTGAGCTCCGCCATCAGTGTCTCTCTCCTCTGGTGCGGTCCTTGCCGGACCGGTGTTGACAAGCGTGAAGTTGTGCTGGTGGTGCCGTGCGCTGCCGGCGAGGTGTGCCGCTCAGCCGGCCAGGAGCCGGCGCGCGGCTTCCAGACGACGCAGCATCGT is a genomic window containing:
- a CDS encoding F0F1 ATP synthase subunit gamma, whose amino-acid sequence is MGAQMRVYRQRIRSVQATKKITRAMELIAASRVVKAQQRVKESSPYARALTRAVSAVATYSNVDHPLTTEHPTVRRAGVVIITSDRGLAGAYSSSVLKESERLAEKLRNEGKEVVPYLVGRKASGFYKFRRREYAAEWSGFSDSPTFEAAREIGERIVADFVLGHEEGGLDEVHVVFTRFVNMVTQEPEVIRLLPLEVVEGEEPPAPDDVLPLYEFEPSAEQVLDALLPKYVTARLFNCLLQSAASELAARQRAMKSATDNAEELIRKYTRLANQARQAEITQEISEIVGGASALADAK
- the atpA gene encoding F0F1 ATP synthase subunit alpha, translated to MAELTIRPEEIRDALDSFVQSYEPGAASREEVGRVTDAGDGIAHVEGLPSAMTNELLQFEDGTLGIALNLDVHEIGVVILGDFSGIEEGQEVKRTGEVLSVPVGDDFLGRVVNPLGQPIDGLGEIKGEARRALELQAPTVVQRKSVHEPLQTGLKAVDAMTPIGRGQRQLIIGDRQTGKTAVAIDTIINQKQNWESGDPSQQVRCIYVAIGQKGSTIAAVRGTLEEAGALEYTTIVAAPASDAAGFKYLAPYTGSAIGQHWMYQGKHVLIVFDDLSKQAEAYRAVSLLLRRPPGREAYPGDVFYLHSRLLERCAKLSDDLGAGSMTGLPIIETKAGDVSAYIPTNVISITDGQIYLQADLFNSNVRPAIDVGVSVSRVGGSAQIKAMKEVSGRLKLDLAQFRAMEAFAMFASDLDPASRAQLAKGARLVELLKQKQSAPFPVEEQVVSIWAGTTGQLDDVAVTDVSRFETEFLDYLRREKSGLLSAIRESKKFEDETRSGLEDAVKAFKDQFQATGADEVPLGHEPEAGEIGADEVEQEQIVKQKH